In the genome of Raphanus sativus cultivar WK10039 chromosome 4, ASM80110v3, whole genome shotgun sequence, one region contains:
- the LOC130511222 gene encoding uncharacterized protein LOC130511222 encodes MASPIIGGRSYGRSSNHQFGSSSQEPLSPALSPAPVANSEPSVHMEDSYVVRTDLPMLHHSRNNGSKWFKHNTEVSTAIRKIIQGCFKGPWYSWKKVPPYYKRTWFSMFKKKFNWDASINYSVEREFNKTAAYRLKGMVSVVKKGGVKPDWILSDYWTTMQAYWATAKAKKTSASARASRLSDRNGLGPHRHRAGSCSYAKVQDVLEANNEDSSFIAVMKKHHQRPDGTYVDERARLVAETYEKHVEERLGQLESSGQDNVTLENLDQSEKNEIYVKAAECLSRDVSLDLEHYTCVMRTAAFSRRSSIMSRWSINNSSFSSTLSGHILRRWDGTSISAGITPLIPYEREMGFLGLPYGALFGMPRARRSVPRSI; translated from the exons ATGGCTTCACCAATAATAGGTGGGCGCTCCTATGGGAGATCATCAAATCATCAATTTGGTAGTAGTTCACAAGAACCCCTTTCCCCTGCTCTCTCGCCTGCACCTGTTGCGAATTCTGAACCAAGTGTACATATGGAAGATTCATATGTAGTTCGTACAGATTTGCCCATGCTCCATCATTCTCGAAACAATGGATCTAAATG GTTTAAACACAACACTGAAGTGTCAACTGCAATCAGAAAGATCATTCAAGGTTGTTTCAAAGGACCATGGTACTCTTGGAAAAAAGTGCCTCCTTACTATAAACGAACATGGTTTTCAATGTTTAAg AAAAAGTTCAATTGGGATGCTTCAATCAACTATTCAGTTGAAAGAGAGTTTAACAAAACTGCTGCCTATCGCCTCAAAGGAATGGTAAGTGTTGTAAAGAAAGGAGGAGTGAAACCTGACTGGATTTTGTCTGATTATTGGACCACTATGCAAGCTTATTGGGCAACAGCGAAAGCCAAAAAAACGAGTGCTAGTGCACGTGCTTCTCGATTGTCTGATCGCAATGGCTTAGGTCCGCATCGACATAGAGCGGGTTCATGTTCCTATGCCAAAGTTCAAGATGTGCTG GAAGCAAACAATGAAGACTCCTCTTTTATTGCTGTGATGAAGAAACATCATCAAAGACCTGACGGAACATACGTTGATGAGCGTGCTCGCTTGGTTGCAGAAACTTATGAGAAACATGTGGAAGAACGTTTGGGACAGCTCGAATCTTCTGGTCAAGATAATGTAACACTTGAGAATCTTGACCAGagtgaaaaaaatgaaatttatgtCAAG GCTGCTGAATGTCTAAGCAGGGACGTGTCTTTGGACTTGGAGCATTACACA tgtgttATGCGTACTGCTGCTTTTTCTCGTCGTTCTTCGATCATGTCTAGATGGTCGATCAACAATTCTTCGTTTAGTTCAACGTTATCGGGGCATATCCTTCGTCGCTGGGATGGAACTTCGATCTCAGCTGGTATTACTCCCTTGATTCCATATGAGAGGGAAATGGGGTTTCTTGGGTTGCCGTATGGGGCATTGTTCGGCATGCCCAGAGCACGCCGTTCAGTTCCTCGCTCCATTTAG
- the LOC130511223 gene encoding uncharacterized protein LOC130511223, whose protein sequence is MPNYWVWISHGEDYAMFNDNSFVPEETVRDDCQTEEESPYVDMISDVQNMEEEPNLEAKQFYDILEAAKLPIYDGCTKGLSQLSLAARLMNLKTDYNLPQNCMDSISQMVKEYLPEGNISLDSYYDTKKLLRSLGLPYHKIDVCQENCMLFWKDAENEERCRFCKKDRFRPTKKLGRKRVAYRQMFYLSVSDRLKRLYQSRSTAVHMRWHAEHLTKDKEMSHPSDGEAWKHFNEVFPDFAKETRNIYLGLCTDGFNPFGMSGHNYSLWPVIMTPYNLPPEMCMKQEYMFLTVLVPGPNHPKRSLDIFLQPLIDELKDLWSNGVQAFDISTKQNFSLKAVLMWTISDFPAYGMLSGWTTHGRLACPYCMDETNAFQLKNGRKTSWFDCHRCFLPLDHSYRRNKKSFTRGRAETGSPPQLLTGAELWQGHVKGLPKTADCGGNHGRIQGYGDTHNWHKQSIFWELPYWKYHKLRHNLDVMHIEKNFWDNIINTLLNVQGKTKDDIKSRLDLKEYCNRKELHLTSDGKAPVPIFRLQADEKKTFLQWLKEDVKFSDGYASSISGCVDLAGGKLTGMKSHDCHVFMQRLLPVTFAELLDKSVHDALSGISSFFRDIGARILHKDQVRKLHQNIAMVLCNLEKIFPPSFFNVMEHLPVHLPYEAQLGGPVQFRWMYPFERYMYHLKKKGFLYRLFDEIMTADHPGISDDDLITLKEKEFANWLQKHVEDNCIAKSYPEWLQSLAHGPMIKVTSWPIYFSRGYIFHTYDHGKEKKTANYGVCVKGTSSCGSNDEPDFYGILREILELHYPGPVDLKVVVFFCDWYDSTSGRGIRINKSGIIDVNVTKRYGKYDPFILASQADQVCYVPYPRVTRKRDHQWEAAIVIQPRGRVLVKGNLDFTAMQSENDSLAMNVDSVQVETLTNLHGQAEYLDDVSDNGESGSDEGGNSDIEVSEEESD, encoded by the exons ATGCCTAATTATTGGGTTTGGATTTCTCATGGGGAAGACTATGCTATGTTCAACGACAATAGTTTTGTGCCTGAAGAAACAGTGAGAGATGATTGTCAAACAGAGGAAGAGAGTCCTTACGTGGATATGATTTCAGATGTTCAGAACATGGAAGAAGAACCTAACCTCGAGGCAAAacaattttatgatattttggaGGCTGCTAAACTTCCAATATATGATGGGTGTACAAAAGGCCTCTCACAATTATCTTTAGCAGCTCGGCTGATGAATCTAAAGACAGATTATAATCTTCCTCAAAATTGTATGGACTCAATTTCACAAATGGTGAAAGAATATTTGCCAGAAGGTAACATCTCTTTGGATTCTTACTATGATACGAAGAAGCTTTTGCGGTCATTGGGGTTGCCATACCATAAAATTGATGTATGTCAAGAGAATTGCATGCTTTTTTGGAAAGATGCTgaaaatgaagaaagatgtCGATTCTGCAAAAAAGATAGATTTCGTCCTACTAAAAAGCTTGGAAGGAAAAGAGTTGCATATCGCCAAATGTTCTATCTATCGGTTTCTGATAGACTAAAAAGATTATATCAGTCGAGAAGTACTGCAGTACacatgagatggcatgccgaacACTTGACTAAGGACAAGGAAATGTCTCATCCATCAGATGGAGAAGCATGGAAACACTTTAACGAGGTATTCCCTGATTTTGCAAAAGAGACAAGAAATATTTATCTTGGGTTATGCACAGATGGTTTCAATCCATTTGGTATGTCGGGACATAATTATTCGTTATGGCCTGTTATAATGACTCCGTATAATCTGCCTCCAGAGATGTGCATGAAACAAGAATATATGTTCTTGACTGTTTTGGTCCCTGGTCCTAACCATCCTAAGAGAAGTcttgatatttttcttcaacCATTAATTGACGAGTTGAAAGATTTGTGGTCTAACGGCGTTCAAGCATTTGATATTTCTACCAAACAAAACTTCTCATTAAAAGCTGTATTAATGTGGACTATAAGCGACTTCCCTGCTTATGGTATGCTTTCTGGATGGACAACTCATGGTCGGTTAGCTTGTCCTTATTGTATGGATGAGACAAATGCATTTCAGTTGAAGAATGGTAGAAAAACaagttggtttgattgtcatcggTGTTTTCTCCCATTAGATCATAGTTATCGGCGAAACAAGAAGAGCTTTACAAGAGGAAGGGCTGAGACTGGTAGCCCCCCTCAGTTGCTAACAGGTGCAGAACTTTGGCAGGGACATGTCAAAGGTTTGCCCAAAACAGCTGATTGTGGAGGAAATCATGGACGAATACAAGGATATGGTGATACTCACAACTGGCATAAGCAGAGCATTTTTTGGGAGTTACCTTACTGGAAATATCATAAACTTCGACACAATCTCGATGTAATGCACATCGAGAAAAACTTCTGGGATAATATCATCAATACCTTATTGAATGTGCAGGGAAAGACAAAAGATGATATTAAATCGCGGCTTGATTTGAAAGAGTATTGTAATCGGAAAGAATTGCATTTAACATCTGATGGAAAAGCTCCAGTTCCAATTTTCAGATTACAAGCTGATGAGAAAAAGACCTTTTTACAGTGGCTGAAAGAAGATGTTAAGTTTTCAGATGGATACGCTTCAAGTATATCCGGATGCGTTGATCTTGCCGGAGGAAAGTTAACTGGAATGAAAAGCCATGACTGCCATGTTTTTATGCAACGGTTACTTCCAGTTACATTTGCTGAACTTTTGGATAAGTCAGTACACGATGCTCTATCTG ggatTAGTTCATTTTTTCGGGATATTGGTGCAAGAATTTTACATAAAGATCAGGTCAGGAAGCTGCATCAGAATATTGCTATGGTTCTCTGCAAtcttgagaagatatttcctccttcTTTTTTTAATGTAATGGAGCATTTACCAGTTCATTTGCCATATGAAGCTCAACTTGGAGGACCTGTGCAATTTAGATGGATGTATCCTTTCGAACGTTACATGTACCACCTCaagaaaaag GGATTCCTCTACAGGTTGTTTGATGAGATCATGACTGCTGATCATCCAGGGATAAGTGATGATGATTTAATCACtcttaaagaaaaagaattcGCAAATTGGTTGCAAAAACAT GTGGAGGATAACTGTATTGCTAAATCATATCCGGAATGGTTGCAGTCACTTGCTCATGGTCCAATGATAAAAGTAACTTCATGGCCAATTTATTTTTCTCGTGGTTACATATTTCACACATATGATCatgggaaagaaaaaaaaactgccAACTATGGAGTTTGTGTGAAAGGTACATCATCTTGTGGATCGAATGATGAGCCTGATTTTTATGGAATACTAAGAGAGATTTTAGAACTCCACTATCCTGGACCTGTTGATCTGAAAGTTGTGGTTTTCTTTTGTGACTGGTATGACTCAACCAGTGGAAGAGGTATCCGGATAAACAAGTCAGGCATTATTGATGTTAATGTCACAAAGCGCTATGGAAAATATGATCCTTTTATTTTggcttcacaagcagatcaagtATGTTACGTTCCGTATCCGCGAGTAACTCGGAAAAGAGATCACCAATGGGAAGCAGCAATAGTGATACAACCAAGAGGGAGAGTTTTGGTTAAAGGGAACTTAGATTTTACTGCGATGCAGTCTGAGAATGATTCTCTAGCTATGAATGTTGATTCTGTGCAAGTCGAGACGTTAACAAATCTACATGGCCAAGCAGAGTACCTTGATGATGTCAGTGATAATGGTGAATCTGGATCAGATGAAGGTGGAAATTCAGATATTGAAGTGTCAGAAGAAGAGTCTGACTAA
- the LOC108828909 gene encoding uncharacterized protein LOC108828909, which translates to MGCCVSSGTADRTNENVSDNKNTDIVEEETVVKEVLSETTFHNSSPNVQNSAMDDPLDRKIQGTEEEKFKVDPDLCMNRPVSIDPEEGSEVSEICVSSMNVMNGYGEEEEKQTKSQRSPAKTRTRVTGNNYPTRRTDQSPRKRNNGACNTGARVGSGMRDPGERSGRRSRSPATNRSVMDSNQSRVGVARTRKNSQSPGRFRLDPNKNTSDQQQSQNYGYTTEELLDNPLVSLECFIFL; encoded by the coding sequence ATGGGTTGCTGCGTTAGCTCCGGTACCGCTGATCGGACCAACGAGAACGTGTCCGACAACAAGAACACAGACATTGTCGAAGAAGAAACGGTCGTCAAAGAAGTCTTGTCGGAGACAACATTTCACAATAGTTCCCCTAATGTCCAAAACTCAGCCATGGATGATCCGTTGGACAGGAAGATCCAGGGAACAGAGGAAGAAAAATTCAAAGTTGATCCGGACTTGTGTATGAACCGACCCGTTTCGATTGACCCGGAAGAAGGATCGGAGGTTTCGGAGATATGTGTTTCTTCAATGAATGTGATGAATGGGTACggtgaggaagaagagaagcagACGAAATCTCAGAGATCTCCGGCAAAAACTCGGACACGGGTCACGGGTAATAATTATCCGACCCGAAGAACCGATCAATCTCCTCGTAAGAGAAACAACGGAGCGTGTAATACTGGAGCGAGAGTCGGGTCGGGTATGAGAGACCCGGGTGAGAGATCCGGAAGAAGGTCGAGATCGCCGGCGACAAATAGATCCGTGATGGATTCGAATCAGAGTCGGGTGGGTGTGGCAAGGACTCGGAAGAATAGTCAGTCTCCGGGACGCTTTAGGTTAGATCCGAATAAAAACACGTCGGATCAGCAACAATCTCAAAACTACGGTTATACCACTGAAGAACTGTTAGATAACCCTCTTGTTTCATTAGAGTGTTTCATATTTCTCTGA